One Anopheles bellator unplaced genomic scaffold, idAnoBellAS_SP24_06.2 scaffold00905_ctg1, whole genome shotgun sequence genomic window, ACTTACATTTGCCTGAAACACCTTTTCCTCCTCGTTGTAATCGATTTGAATGTCCAACAGCAGCTGGAACGCGTGTTTGATCTTGTCCACGTTTCCCAACGCGTAGTAGCACAAGATCAGGTGCAATCCCGTCTTCAGGTCACCCTTTTCGGACATAATAAACTCAAAGCTGGTAGCTGCATCGGAATATTGGCCCATGCGGATAAAGAGGATGCCAATGTTGTGTGTTATTTTCAGCCGTAGCTCCTTCTGATTTCCCGGCACTTGATCCAGCGCCATCCGGTACATTTTGATCGCTTTCGTGTAAAGCCCCagatgaaagaaaatgttgcccaTGTTGATTTTCAAGCGATTCACGTTCGGAAACATTTTGTTCTTTGTCATTAGAGTGTATGTGTTGAGCGCCTCGATGTACATTTCACTCTTGGCGTACACGTTGGCCAAATTGAACAGCACGAAGAAAGTAAGATCAAAGTTGTGCGTGTAAGTGCCACCGTCCTGATCCCGCATCCGGAGCAAAGTCCGGTCAAGGGACGAGGCTTCTTTTGCCTTCGCCAGTCCGATCGCCATGTCTGGCTTTGGGCCCGTGCTGGCCACGATTGATTCCTCTAGCAACGCGTAAATCTTCGTCTCGAGGTTCTTGTACCGCTGCTCGGGTGTTTCCTCCTTTTTGCTCTCCATCACGACTATCTTCTTCGCTGCCTGGTTGAGCGGGTCGAACAACTTCGAACTGTGCGACGAGtacccgaccggccggattGCCGTAGACGGGCGGGCCATGGCCGTGGTCGGTTCTGCTGAACCGATTTTATCGCCGTTCCAGAAAAACTTTGGTGTCGTTGTCTTTTTCCCGTAGCTAGACGTTCGCACCGCATTTTGAAATGCTTGATCTTCTTTCGCGTCGTAATTGAACAGTTTATTGGTTACACCAGTAAATCCACCGTAAATATCGTCGTCAAAGTTGGAACTCATTTCGCAAACGAATCACTTTCTTCGGGGCCACTAGAAAACCCTTTCAATCAATCTTCCGTTTgcgctttgtttgttgctgccCAATCCGTTTCCGTGGCAACCAACGGCCGATTCCAAGGAGCAACAACGTCCGTTTTCCCATGTGTCCCATGTGACACTGaaacggacatagttgctccttgggatAGTTGCTCGTTGGGTTGTTTTCTTATGCTCCTCTGTGGGTTCTATAATGGACATCACGAATTATATCCCATTGTTTGGCATTCTTCGCAGTGTCCTCCAGCAAACccttcaatgttttttttataaatatcCTGCATTTTCCCCACGATGGTCCCATCAGTCCGTTCACTTTGGCTTGGTCTTCGGGTCTTTGTTTTCAGTAACtgtcaaatcaaattttcattgGAGCTGCTTATATGTGTAGGAATCTCGAAGGAATTTCAATAGGGGTTGCAATAGCTGAAAGAAAGGTGGTAGTTTTTTCATGGGGCGATCTGAAATGACAGTCAGACAGTCTGAACGTCAGATAGGCGCGCGAATCGCAGGAGTTCTAAGAAATCGTTTAGCACAGAAAAGACGCGCACTTGATTTTAGGTAGTTCTCgatttttcccggtttttaCCATTACACGAGGTCGAAAATACGTTGAGAGGTTAGTTTGCATTTGCAACAACGTTTTTTTCTTGTCGCAGA contains:
- the LOC131214442 gene encoding intraflagellar transport protein 88 homolog, encoding MSSNFDDDIYGGFTGVTNKLFNYDAKEDQAFQNAVRTSSYGKKTTTPKFFWNGDKIGSAEPTTAMARPSTAIRPVGYSSHSSKLFDPLNQAAKKIVVMESKKEETPEQRYKNLETKIYALLEESIVASTGPKPDMAIGLAKAKEASSLDRTLLRMRDQDGGTYTHNFDLTFFVLFNLANVYAKSEMYIEALNTYTLMTKNKMFPNVNRLKINMGNIFFHLGLYTKAIKMYRMALDQVPGNQKELRLKITHNIGILFIRMGQYSDAATSFEFIMSEKGDLKTGLHLILCYYALGNVDKIKHAFQLLLDIQIDYNEEEKVFQANSNASYEYINEL